From a single Gracilimonas sp. genomic region:
- a CDS encoding M12 family metallo-peptidase, whose amino-acid sequence MKTNAILFTFLWILAVPQHVLSQASTIFDEVERSSITNLEQIKQLDTVTENESYHQLKLVKFTKSNLSGLKRISFTPFDGSTHEFEVQTNETKRSGSHRIKGVSGNDSFAITIRGDKVTGRIHIDKKLYAIIPLGGSFHAIIEVDRSSYEPEAPPIEIDSNSAEGAFKQSKSLMSGTAIIDVLVAYTPAAGNITGIEGIIEDAILDANDSFDADDLDMEYNLVHMFELSGFSEGNDSMNQILSNFRNNTTVGDLRDQYQADLCFLITNRSDISGIAYVIENPNSGTSSFGFGIGNYDRVRDTRTFAHETGHNLGGRHNIEEDSTGTYNHGFLYDPGDWATIMSYYDLQTQERENFWSNPDKTHNGVVRGDVTYADNARKISETNTTTSEYREPQLSGTLSDDQTLNGREYVISGTLTVPSGVTFEAGPYGTIFNGVSNAQIQVNGDFIIGENSILNDIHIDVATGGELIIHEGATLSFDSGQGIEGDGVIIMDGTNPNRITLEASGGSNWDGLEINEDNSSIAYVDIEDAVNGITSYNVSGLEVQNVEVFNSTWDGFRFINTSTSSPTGGFGYLRADGNGTYGVYYDGGSNDELTNSIMVDNPSAGLFLTGGASLEGVVNSRIYDGGTNGIQANGSSYLEINSSSIHDNSYRDGYAYSSTIDATGNWWGSSFPSPSQFEEVSGGSIDYSNHLFFDPLPAGFQKRGNSSGNEPKAKTAGHAVGEINSVATLRKALSGFKGEEALTELNRISGPELPPALQQWAKVIQVELHQRLDNHQQAIETANTLLASQVTPADIRTTMGRRLFYSYLLGTQDMQAAQATLANLEQWGETEAELKQLSWLLERRKEDVQSGSTAERPQRIAQETNVQLSNYPNPFNPSTVIKYELPQNSTVRLQVFDMLGREVVTLVDQQQSPGQYSYTFDASTLSSGIYIYRLQAVNSVITKQMTLIK is encoded by the coding sequence ATGAAAACAAATGCGATACTATTCACTTTCCTGTGGATTCTGGCCGTGCCACAGCATGTATTGTCTCAAGCATCAACCATTTTTGATGAGGTCGAGAGGAGTTCGATTACCAACCTGGAGCAGATTAAACAGTTGGATACTGTAACAGAAAACGAGAGCTATCACCAACTAAAGCTGGTAAAATTCACCAAGTCCAATTTGTCCGGGTTAAAAAGAATCAGTTTCACTCCTTTTGATGGGAGTACCCATGAATTTGAAGTTCAAACCAATGAAACAAAACGCAGTGGAAGCCATCGGATAAAAGGGGTATCGGGGAATGATTCGTTTGCTATCACCATAAGAGGCGATAAGGTGACCGGCAGAATTCATATTGATAAGAAGTTGTATGCTATTATTCCTTTAGGCGGTTCTTTTCATGCCATTATAGAGGTAGATCGTTCATCCTACGAACCGGAGGCCCCTCCCATAGAAATAGATTCCAACTCTGCTGAAGGGGCATTCAAGCAATCGAAGTCCCTTATGTCGGGTACCGCCATTATAGATGTGTTAGTGGCCTATACTCCGGCTGCTGGAAATATAACGGGAATCGAAGGCATTATAGAGGATGCCATTTTGGATGCCAATGATTCCTTTGATGCGGACGATCTGGATATGGAATACAATCTGGTTCATATGTTTGAGTTAAGTGGGTTTTCTGAAGGGAATGATTCAATGAATCAAATACTAAGTAATTTTAGAAATAATACAACGGTTGGTGATTTACGGGATCAATACCAAGCTGATCTATGTTTTCTGATTACTAATAGGTCTGATATTTCAGGAATTGCATATGTGATAGAAAATCCAAATTCTGGAACTTCAAGTTTTGGGTTTGGTATTGGTAATTATGATCGTGTAAGAGATACCCGTACCTTTGCCCATGAAACCGGGCACAATTTAGGAGGAAGACATAATATAGAAGAAGATTCTACTGGTACATATAATCACGGCTTTTTATACGATCCGGGAGATTGGGCAACTATCATGTCTTATTATGATTTACAGACTCAGGAACGAGAGAATTTCTGGTCCAATCCAGATAAAACCCACAATGGTGTAGTGAGGGGAGATGTAACTTATGCAGACAATGCTCGGAAAATTAGTGAAACCAATACTACTACTTCAGAATATAGGGAGCCTCAGCTCTCTGGTACATTATCAGATGATCAAACATTGAATGGCAGGGAATATGTGATTTCTGGGACGTTGACAGTGCCAAGTGGGGTTACGTTTGAGGCTGGACCTTATGGCACTATATTTAATGGAGTATCAAATGCACAAATCCAAGTAAATGGCGACTTTATTATTGGAGAGAACTCAATCTTAAATGATATTCACATTGACGTAGCCACAGGTGGAGAATTAATCATTCATGAAGGTGCTACCCTATCATTTGATAGCGGTCAAGGAATAGAGGGAGATGGAGTAATCATAATGGATGGCACAAACCCTAACCGAATTACACTGGAAGCTTCCGGGGGCTCCAACTGGGATGGTTTGGAAATCAATGAAGATAATTCTTCTATTGCCTATGTTGATATTGAAGACGCCGTCAATGGAATTACGTCTTATAATGTATCCGGGCTGGAAGTACAAAACGTAGAAGTCTTTAACAGCACCTGGGACGGGTTCCGGTTCATCAATACCTCCACTTCTTCCCCCACCGGTGGGTTTGGATATTTACGTGCAGATGGAAATGGCACCTATGGAGTGTATTATGATGGAGGTTCGAACGATGAGCTCACAAACAGCATCATGGTCGATAATCCCTCAGCCGGACTTTTCCTGACGGGCGGAGCGAGTCTGGAAGGAGTCGTAAATTCCCGCATCTATGACGGAGGGACCAATGGCATACAGGCCAATGGTAGTTCCTACCTTGAAATCAACTCCTCCAGCATACACGATAATAGCTACCGGGATGGGTATGCCTATAGCTCTACCATCGACGCTACCGGAAATTGGTGGGGGTCTTCGTTTCCATCTCCCAGCCAGTTTGAGGAAGTTTCGGGCGGATCTATTGATTATTCCAATCACCTGTTCTTTGATCCCTTACCTGCCGGTTTTCAGAAACGAGGTAATTCTAGCGGTAATGAACCAAAAGCAAAAACGGCCGGGCATGCTGTTGGTGAAATCAACAGCGTGGCTACCCTCCGAAAAGCCCTGAGCGGATTTAAAGGAGAAGAAGCCCTTACGGAGTTAAACCGGATATCAGGCCCTGAGCTACCCCCGGCATTACAACAATGGGCAAAAGTTATACAGGTAGAGCTGCATCAACGACTGGACAATCACCAGCAGGCCATTGAAACAGCCAATACCCTTTTGGCCTCGCAAGTAACACCGGCGGACATTCGCACCACCATGGGGCGACGCCTGTTCTACAGTTACCTACTGGGCACCCAAGACATGCAGGCTGCCCAGGCAACACTGGCCAACCTGGAGCAATGGGGAGAAACCGAAGCCGAACTCAAACAATTAAGCTGGTTGTTAGAGCGCCGCAAGGAAGATGTACAATCCGGAAGTACTGCGGAGCGCCCACAACGTATAGCCCAAGAAACCAATGTACAGCTCAGTAATTATCCGAACCCGTTTAATCCCTCAACGGTTATCAAATACGAATTGCCCCAAAACAGTACCGTACGGTTACAAGTATTTGACATGTTAGGCCGGGAAGTAGTGACCTTGGTGGACCAGCAGCAGTCACCCGGGCAATACTCCTATACTTTTGATGCAAGCACGCTTTCATCGGGTATTTACATTTACCGGTTGCAGGCTGTAAACTCGGTCATCACCAAACAAATGACACTGATTAAATAA